TGTAAAAACTATAGTTGAGGCACTATAAAAAGATAATCTGAACCTGTCAAATTTGTAGGAAACTTCACAGGTTTGAATATTCTTTTTACGTTGCGGTAGCTATATGTGAGAGATAGTTTTCTATCTAGGTGTTTTGAAAGTCACCACGCTACTCCACGGGCTTGCTGGTGCTTTATCACTTCCCGCCCGCACTCTTACGTAGTAAGTCCAATTAGCAAGATTTCCTGTATGACTATAGCTTCTGGTAGAAGTAGTTGTCGTATAGCAAGTTGCACCACAGGTACTATTACCTGCGTTGTCTTTGAAATCTCTAAAGTCTGAGTATTGGCTAACAACAACACGGTAAGTCGTTGCTCCTGATACAGCAGGCCAAGTTGCCACTGCCGTTTTACTTCATACGGATGGAAACAATCGGTGCTGCAAGCGCATTCAGAATCTTGACCGTTGCAGAACCCTGCATTGTCTTACCATTCTCGCTATAGCTTCCAGTGATCGTCGCATTCGTATCAGCATTCACATTTGTGGTAGAAAGAGTACCGTTAGTGCTGACAGATAACGCGGTGCTATTATCACTCCATGAAGATGGCGTGACTGTTTTGCTGCTGTTATCTGTGTAGTATGCTGTAGCTTTACAAACTCCACCGTTGCTGCTGTTCTCGTTGACTGAGAGGGGACAATTAACAACAACTCTACTCAACTGTGAGTTTCGGTAATTTTTGGACAAATATGATTTCCCAGATTTGGGCTTCCCTATGTCATCAAAAACCACATCTACAGAGGAGTCTCGTTTCATGTTCGGTTGCTTGGACAACTGGAAATGCAGATGCGCGGCCGTAGAGCAACCAGTATTTCCGGAAACTCCTATTTTTTGCCCACGCTCAACTCTCTGATTTACAGTTACATCAGTCTTGCTTAGGTGAAAATAGTAGCTGTATAGACCGTCAGGATGTTTAATGCGTATGTATGTTGCTGGACCATTCCAATATCTGGGATTATCCAGACAGAACTTTGGTTTAGTGCTATCTTGCCCTACCATTTCAACAACTCCTTCTTTCGGAGCATGGACATCAAATACACCGGCAAAATCTATGGCGTATGCCCATCCAGCCCCATAATGGGAGGCTGTTCCATTACCGTCTTGAGAAACTCTTTGCTCTGTCCCTCCTGCATAAGGAGCATAATATCCAGATATAGATTGAGCTTGTACTGTATACCAACTCATCATTACCCCCACCACCGCAAGCTGCGCCGCCTTTCTCAATCCCATTCGGATATTCATAACCGTTACCCTCAATAATAAACCAAAACACACTGTAACAAACTTCAAATTAACCCTATAACAAGCTAATCTGGTGTAAATAATAGATTATCTCCCACAAGAAAAGAATGGATTTTCCTGTTCTTGACACAATAAATATCTTACAAAAAAATGAAATTTAACCGTTTGAATATTAAATATATTTCAAATGAAACACTAATTTATTTACAAAGAACCACAATTTCTTTATACTCTGATTACTAACTTTCTAGTAAACACTTTACAAAAAGGTACTCCACATGAATGCGTTAGACCATATTGTTTCTGATAACCTATTGAAATATCTGGATAAATGGAAAGAAAAATCAAAAACCAATACCCAGAGAAAATTTGCTGAGATACTCAAAATATACCAAACTTCGTTGTCTCAGTGGATCAGCAAAACTGATCCAAGACCCATCCCCAGTGATAAGTACGAACTCATTGCCCAAACATTGGGAATCACTGTAGATACGCTGTGTCAACCGCTGGAAAGCCCCGTTTTAGAAACTGCTTATGTGCTGATTTCTTATCGAGGACGGGAGGCGGGGCGTTCAATAGACTTACTCAAATATGCCTATGATTTAGATACAGAAAAAATTGTCAAAGAGGCAGCCACAGTTTATGGCAGTAAAGGGGGGTTACTGAAATTACAGGCACCGACACAGCATGAAATTGGTGAGTTTCTGCGTAAAATTGGGCCTTATTGTGACACTACAACCACAATGTTTGTCATGTCTGGTTATCAGTGGCAACGCAAGCAAGACGAAAATGTGCAGATATTAGAGAAACTTACCCATGAGCGGCATCCATTGGGCGATTTTATAGAAAAAATAGAAGAAGTTCGACGCTGGATAATGGACTCTTCCAAAGAAGATGCTTTGGTAGATTACTTCTACGATTTTTTTACCTCTCCCGAGCTAAAAAGTGCCTTAGATGGCAAATTGCTTATCCAAGACCCAGAAAAATTGTTGAATTATCCCATCTTACTGGCACGCGGAGTTAAAAGCAGCCTGCGTGGGCTGGTGGTTTGGGATAATCGCACGATACGAGAAAAGGAGAGATACGAAAAATATTTCGACGAACAGGTAAAGCTGTTGAAAGCCAACCCGGATATTCAGATACAGCGGGTATTTGTAACCAATGTGCTTCCGCTATCAGATGATTTACTCCGAGAAATGTACCGTCAACAACGTGCAGGAATCGAGGTTAAATATCTGCTCCCTGAGAAATGGCAAAAAACCCGTGCAAATATCAAAAAACCATTGGACTTTGGTTTATTTGATGAAACTCACTTATGGATTCATGATGACTTGGTAGATACAAATGAGTTACGTACTGCCACCCTATACACACTGCGCAAAAGTGATGAAACCATCACAAGATACAAACGATTGAGGCAAACCATGCCCAAAGTACAGCACTAGGGGAAACTGAAATTAAACGAGCAGAATGGCTTGGTGCAAAATAACCTATACCAAAATTTAAGCCATTCATAAAAATTTTTAGTAGTCCTAACCAAGTTGTGTAGGGAGCAAGCAATAGCGTCATGCCACAAAAACTT
The DNA window shown above is from Thioflexithrix psekupsensis and carries:
- a CDS encoding M23 family metallopeptidase, whose protein sequence is MNIRMGLRKAAQLAVVGVMMSWYTVQAQSISGYYAPYAGGTEQRVSQDGNGTASHYGAGWAYAIDFAGVFDVHAPKEGVVEMVGQDSTKPKFCLDNPRYWNGPATYIRIKHPDGLYSYYFHLSKTDVTVNQRVERGQKIGVSGNTGCSTAAHLHFQLSKQPNMKRDSSVDVVFDDIGKPKSGKSYLSKNYRNSQLSRVVVNCPLSVNENSSNGGVCKATAYYTDNSSKTVTPSSWSDNSTALSVSTNGTLSTTNVNADTNATITGSYSENGKTMQGSATVKILNALAAPIVSIRMK